Proteins found in one Alicyclobacillus cycloheptanicus genomic segment:
- a CDS encoding cbb3-type cytochrome c oxidase subunit I, with translation MSGLNAFLSHFFVTGDPLIYASDVLIVLVSLGIIVTLTYLKKWKWLWREWLTTVDHKRIAIMYLIAAILMLFRGGADAELLRTQLAVPNNSFLTAEHYDQIFTTHGTIMILFMAMPMMFALFNAAVPLQIGARDVAFPYLNAISFWLFFFGCLLFNLSFVIGGSPDGGWTSYPPLTELGFSPGPGENYYILGILISGLGSTATGINFMATILKMRAPGMTLMKLPLFCWSVLSSSIIILFAFPALTVALALLLLDRTMGTDFFTILHGGNPMQFVNLFWVWGHPEVYIVVLPAFGVYSEVVSTFSRKTVFGYKSMVFSLLAITVIGYLTWAHHFFTMGAGASVNTFFAISTMCVGIPTGVKMFNWLFTMFRGRIQFKLPMLWTLAFIPAFAIAGATGIMLAAAPADYQFHNSQFLVAHFHMALIGGVVFGYVAGMYYWWPKLFGFSLDERLGRWAFWLWQIGFYGCFGPQFALGFMGMTRRMYTYPANMGWNTLNLVSTCGAYLMGVAFLFIGAQIVYSILKGKRDVTGDPWDGRTLEWSIPSPPPLYNFAVIPTVQARDEWWRRKQSGEAAQRAAFPAEASLQPIHMPRNSSIPFLVGLSFFVGGFGTVFHWYGMSIVGGVGILLCLLARSLQENVDYYVPVDEIKRTEIHLREGVTHGLHV, from the coding sequence GTGAGCGGCTTGAACGCGTTTCTATCTCACTTTTTCGTCACGGGAGATCCGTTGATTTATGCATCGGACGTTCTCATCGTGCTTGTGAGCCTTGGCATCATTGTGACGCTCACGTACTTAAAAAAGTGGAAATGGTTGTGGCGCGAGTGGCTGACCACGGTGGACCACAAACGCATCGCCATCATGTACCTGATTGCAGCCATTTTGATGCTGTTCCGCGGCGGGGCGGACGCAGAACTGCTGCGTACGCAGCTGGCGGTGCCGAACAATTCCTTTTTGACCGCTGAGCACTATGACCAAATCTTTACCACGCACGGAACCATCATGATTTTGTTCATGGCGATGCCGATGATGTTCGCGCTGTTCAACGCGGCGGTGCCGCTGCAGATTGGCGCGCGCGACGTGGCGTTTCCCTACTTGAACGCCATCAGTTTCTGGTTGTTCTTCTTTGGCTGCTTGTTGTTCAACTTGTCGTTTGTGATTGGGGGCTCTCCGGACGGCGGCTGGACCAGCTATCCACCGCTGACGGAACTCGGGTTCAGCCCGGGGCCAGGGGAAAACTACTACATCCTCGGCATCCTCATTTCTGGCCTCGGCAGCACGGCAACAGGCATCAATTTTATGGCGACCATCCTGAAGATGCGTGCACCCGGCATGACGCTGATGAAACTGCCGCTGTTCTGTTGGTCGGTCCTGTCGTCCAGTATCATCATCCTGTTTGCGTTTCCGGCCTTAACGGTCGCGCTGGCGCTGCTGCTGCTCGACCGGACGATGGGGACGGACTTCTTCACCATCCTGCATGGCGGCAACCCCATGCAGTTTGTCAACCTGTTTTGGGTATGGGGCCACCCGGAAGTGTACATCGTTGTGCTGCCGGCCTTTGGGGTTTACTCGGAAGTGGTCAGCACGTTTTCCAGGAAGACGGTGTTCGGGTATAAATCGATGGTCTTTTCGCTGCTCGCCATCACCGTCATCGGTTATCTGACCTGGGCTCACCACTTCTTCACCATGGGTGCGGGCGCCAGTGTCAATACGTTCTTCGCGATTTCGACCATGTGCGTGGGCATCCCGACCGGTGTGAAGATGTTCAATTGGCTGTTTACGATGTTCCGCGGGAGAATCCAATTCAAGCTGCCGATGTTGTGGACGCTGGCGTTCATTCCGGCGTTTGCCATCGCGGGCGCGACGGGCATTATGCTGGCTGCCGCTCCTGCGGACTATCAGTTCCACAACAGCCAGTTCCTCGTTGCGCACTTTCACATGGCGTTGATTGGCGGCGTTGTCTTCGGCTACGTCGCGGGGATGTACTACTGGTGGCCCAAATTGTTCGGCTTCAGCCTCGACGAACGGCTGGGAAGGTGGGCGTTTTGGCTGTGGCAGATTGGGTTCTATGGCTGCTTTGGTCCGCAATTTGCGCTTGGATTTATGGGGATGACCCGGCGGATGTACACCTACCCGGCGAACATGGGGTGGAACACCCTGAACCTCGTGTCGACCTGCGGGGCGTACTTGATGGGTGTCGCATTTCTCTTCATCGGCGCGCAAATCGTATACAGCATCCTCAAAGGGAAGCGGGACGTGACGGGGGACCCTTGGGACGGCCGTACGCTGGAGTGGTCGATTCCTTCGCCGCCGCCCCTGTATAACTTCGCCGTCATTCCGACCGTTCAAGCCCGTGACGAGTGGTGGCGGCGGAAACAATCGGGAGAAGCCGCGCAGCGGGCAGCATTCCCTGCAGAAGCGAGTTTGCAGCCCATTCATATGCCGCGCAACTCTTCCATTCCGTTTTTGGTCGGGCTGTCCTTCTTTGTCGGCGGGTTTGGCACGGTGTTTCATTGGTACGGGATGTCCATCGTGGGCGGGGTCGGCATCTTGCTGTGCTTGCTGGCGAGATCGCTGCAAGAGAACGTGGATTACTACGTACCGGTTGACGAAATCAAGCGCACCGAAATCCATCTTCGAGAGGGTGTGACCCATGGCCTCCATGTCTAA
- a CDS encoding cytochrome (ubi)quinol oxidase subunit III: MSKAVLTPKQGGAVHEPAPEYSHGGDVSILGFWFFLATDLLIFACLFATFVILRTHTDGGPTGSAIFDVNGFVAETFILLTSSFTCGLATFALRKGKRKAALSWLGATILLGIAFVGLEISEFIHDAAIGATAQRSAFLSGFFTLVGTHGAHVSMGILWMCSVFYQIWRRGIHPVRARKLFLVGLYWHFLDIVWVFIFTVVYMMGVV; encoded by the coding sequence ATGTCTAAAGCGGTGTTAACCCCGAAGCAGGGCGGGGCTGTGCATGAGCCTGCTCCAGAATACAGCCACGGTGGAGACGTCAGTATTCTGGGCTTCTGGTTCTTTCTTGCAACCGATTTGCTGATCTTCGCCTGCTTGTTCGCTACGTTTGTGATTTTGCGGACACACACCGACGGCGGTCCGACGGGCAGTGCAATCTTCGATGTCAACGGATTTGTCGCAGAGACGTTCATTCTGTTGACGAGCAGTTTCACCTGCGGCCTGGCGACCTTCGCGCTTCGCAAAGGCAAGCGCAAAGCCGCACTCAGTTGGCTGGGGGCCACCATTTTGTTGGGGATCGCGTTTGTCGGTCTGGAAATCAGTGAATTCATCCATGATGCAGCGATTGGCGCGACGGCGCAGCGCAGCGCGTTTCTGTCGGGATTTTTCACCCTCGTCGGGACTCACGGAGCGCACGTGTCGATGGGCATTCTCTGGATGTGTTCTGTGTTCTATCAAATTTGGCGCAGAGGCATCCATCCCGTTCGGGCCAGAAAGTTGTTTCTGGTCGGCCTCTACTGGCACTTTCTCGACATTGTCTGGGTGTTTATTTTCACCGTGGTATACATGATGGGGGTGGTATGA
- a CDS encoding cytochrome C oxidase subunit IV family protein, translated as MSSQSNTAHRHAASAVHEPSFPWKQVIGYVLSLLLTGATLWCGFGHGLHGGVLQTTMMVLGMLQVLVQLLLFMHLSEGGTTSHIWMILLGFFFTFVVVAASIWIMTFGYQVQ; from the coding sequence ATGTCAAGCCAATCGAACACCGCGCACCGCCATGCCGCGTCCGCAGTGCATGAACCGAGCTTCCCGTGGAAACAGGTCATCGGCTACGTCCTGTCGCTGCTGTTGACGGGTGCCACCTTGTGGTGCGGTTTTGGGCATGGGCTGCACGGCGGGGTCTTGCAGACGACGATGATGGTCCTCGGCATGCTGCAAGTGCTGGTCCAGCTCCTGCTCTTCATGCACCTTTCCGAGGGCGGCACGACCTCTCACATCTGGATGATTCTGCTCGGTTTTTTCTTCACCTTTGTGGTCGTCGCAGCATCCATTTGGATCATGACCTTCGGATATCAGGTGCAGTAG
- a CDS encoding ribonucleoside-diphosphate reductase subunit alpha: protein MVQKRSGRAERFDGEKLLRTIQRACEGVEGCTPDALAAALHLQVRDGISTQELMRLLIRVAAEKTSVEQPNWQFVAARLLLSDSYKEASRNRQYTEVGYGDFYTLIVRLEEMGRYGTYIRKAYTKQQIDELARYIRPERDLLLNYVGLKQLMDRYVIHGEHGETLELPQELFMGVAMHLAMREVDKVAKAKQFYDMLSKLEATVATPTLSNARKPFHQLSSCFIDMPEDDLISIYETDKAFARVSKFGGGMGIYVGKIRARGSAIQNHKGASGGVIPWVKNYNNTAVSCNQLGVRSGAAAIYLDVWHKDIQDFLQLRTNHGDERLKAHDIFPGVCIPDAFMRRVENREPWYLFCPHEVYQTMGFHLEDAFGEEFERRYQACVDCPALDKTEVPAIDLMKRIMQSAFETGTPFLFFRDTANRLNPNQHAGMIYCSNLCTEIIQNMKPMRMMEESTENGEVVVRYVPGDFVVCNLSSLNLGRCNTLPDIERTVASQMRGMDNVIDLNHYPVRQAQITNQKYRAVGLGVSGYHQYLAHKGIPWESEAHLKEVDWLFEWINFFAIKASMELAKERGPYALFEGSDWQTGAYFDVRGYRTKADGPDWDWLKAQVRTHGIRNGYLFAIAPTSSTSLIAGSTAGIDPVFARFFLEEKKNGVVPQTAPGLCPETFWYYKEAHAIDQTWSIRAAAVRQRHIDQSQSFNLYITPDIHVRDFLNLYLQAWRSGLKTVYYVRSRSVELEDCVACSS, encoded by the coding sequence ATGGTTCAAAAGAGGAGCGGTAGGGCTGAACGGTTTGATGGTGAAAAACTGCTCCGAACCATTCAACGTGCGTGTGAGGGGGTGGAGGGGTGTACCCCGGATGCGCTGGCCGCGGCTTTGCATTTGCAGGTACGGGACGGCATATCGACGCAGGAACTCATGCGGCTGCTCATTCGGGTTGCTGCGGAAAAGACCTCCGTTGAACAACCCAATTGGCAGTTTGTTGCCGCAAGGCTGCTCCTGTCGGACAGCTATAAAGAAGCTTCGCGGAACCGCCAGTATACAGAGGTTGGTTATGGTGACTTTTATACACTCATCGTACGTCTCGAAGAAATGGGGCGGTATGGCACATACATTCGAAAGGCATACACGAAGCAGCAGATTGATGAACTTGCGCGCTACATACGACCCGAACGCGATTTGCTGCTCAATTATGTTGGGCTCAAACAGTTGATGGATCGATATGTCATTCATGGCGAACATGGCGAGACCCTTGAACTGCCGCAAGAACTGTTCATGGGGGTCGCGATGCATCTGGCGATGCGTGAAGTGGACAAGGTTGCGAAGGCTAAGCAATTCTACGACATGTTGTCCAAACTGGAGGCGACGGTTGCAACGCCGACCCTCAGTAATGCCCGCAAGCCCTTCCATCAACTGAGTTCCTGCTTCATTGACATGCCGGAGGATGACCTCATCAGCATCTATGAAACGGACAAGGCCTTTGCGCGCGTATCAAAATTTGGCGGCGGCATGGGCATTTACGTCGGAAAGATTCGGGCGAGAGGGTCAGCGATTCAAAATCACAAAGGGGCCAGCGGCGGGGTCATTCCTTGGGTCAAGAACTACAACAACACGGCGGTGAGCTGCAATCAACTGGGGGTTCGAAGCGGCGCCGCGGCCATTTACCTGGACGTGTGGCACAAAGACATTCAGGACTTTCTTCAGTTACGCACCAATCATGGAGACGAGCGTCTCAAAGCACACGACATTTTTCCGGGTGTCTGTATTCCCGATGCGTTCATGCGCCGTGTCGAGAACCGCGAGCCGTGGTATCTGTTTTGTCCACACGAAGTGTATCAAACGATGGGGTTTCACCTGGAAGACGCCTTCGGCGAAGAATTTGAACGGCGGTACCAGGCGTGCGTGGATTGCCCAGCGCTGGACAAGACAGAGGTTCCCGCCATTGACTTGATGAAACGCATCATGCAGTCTGCTTTCGAAACAGGGACGCCCTTTCTGTTCTTTCGAGACACGGCCAATCGCCTCAATCCCAATCAACACGCGGGCATGATTTACTGCAGCAATTTGTGCACGGAAATTATACAAAACATGAAGCCGATGCGCATGATGGAAGAATCCACAGAGAATGGGGAGGTTGTGGTCCGCTACGTGCCCGGAGATTTCGTGGTCTGCAACCTGTCTTCGTTGAATCTCGGGCGGTGCAATACCCTGCCGGATATTGAGCGGACGGTTGCGTCGCAAATGCGGGGCATGGACAACGTGATCGACCTCAATCACTACCCCGTGCGGCAAGCGCAAATCACGAATCAAAAGTACCGCGCCGTCGGTCTTGGGGTCAGCGGATATCATCAATACCTCGCGCACAAGGGCATCCCATGGGAGTCCGAGGCGCACTTGAAAGAAGTCGATTGGTTGTTTGAATGGATCAACTTCTTTGCCATCAAGGCCTCGATGGAATTGGCCAAGGAACGAGGGCCGTACGCTTTATTTGAAGGGTCGGACTGGCAGACGGGTGCGTACTTCGACGTGCGTGGATACCGGACCAAGGCGGATGGCCCCGACTGGGACTGGCTGAAGGCACAAGTGCGAACCCATGGGATTCGAAACGGGTATCTGTTTGCCATCGCGCCCACGAGCAGTACAAGTTTGATTGCCGGCAGCACAGCCGGTATTGATCCGGTGTTTGCCCGGTTTTTCCTGGAGGAAAAGAAAAACGGTGTCGTCCCACAAACGGCACCAGGACTTTGCCCTGAGACGTTTTGGTATTACAAGGAG